One window from the genome of Drosophila albomicans strain 15112-1751.03 chromosome 2L, ASM965048v2, whole genome shotgun sequence encodes:
- the LOC117564432 gene encoding thyroid receptor-interacting protein 11 → MNQRRGGFQLDATSMGLTTSKPPIAKTKKQTEQQPTYLSGGATTGEATRNPPKPEPPSGHSTENFKASVEQLRGICGDGAKMNFEMNEMFLKRLESIDTEAGGDSELRLVTLQDWVDHLLHVNYLLFGNMSALEMDVFKKIMNAFQERRGEQQQTLDENRRLRKDICAIIKLVQEAYHHNKWNTNDICLETMTLNQLLGLQECHCQPLESEAEKVTKCMQSLANEVAAKHDEVCQLQEQLKGMDEIVQTARQKLILKDKCIAQLNQRLVELQDCVSKMSMDTQNVSKERLAAIDSCANLDLESSSCLFESLNQKDQQTSELLRMLNIELTEFIDLVSKNDLQAIDHHRKLLSCFFERISLDRTTTQNNLDSLRSQLRNLEQNLEELEAPIAASSEIISDEGDAQLVDKLRRHVQSIIDGKKQLNVRIQQLETQYRVQLLELQFSYEAERSVNQKNCQALKEIADLFSKLRRSSFTYEELYEDSSSNNPFCLAILEMHEKLSEIENSKVMEELCQNNERLIGQIHSLKCALEDREGQITQLRSVMEGYVDATETNRLKDEIYTLKQRNIEQAQKISEIAALLKQQEEERHKLCSNYEHLLNAKDDQSKELRRAKKDAQNLLDRLSEVERTQEDLKTERKLLREEIVGLKEKEARSTGRERAMTDQLRSRQQELEKSRTLLRDMHVHLKQEERQHKDTVDRLCHANEEISLQMQAMSCECKQMQQKLKKQTLIAEQQQLIIDTFRKWKDAQKRSDEAMRMCIRGAEEHVNRLLDENLRLSEEYKLLFGDYAVIEAEMRRVKRAVNMRLPSGGALSEVVVRGQKVQEEMANRLILMRTTSKRLTEQVRMIQTPPSPSPHSLPANPSPNQQSQELTLSTNACIQ, encoded by the exons GCCGAGTGGACACAGCACAGAGAACTTCAAGGCCAGTGTGGAGCAGCTGCGCGGCATTTGCGGCGATGGAGCGAAAATGAATTtcgaaatgaatgaaatgttcCTCAAGCGACTCGAGTCCATCGACACCGAAGCGGGGGGAGACTCGGAG CTTCGCTTGGTCACTCTTCAAGATTGGGTGGATCACCTGCTGCATGTCAACTATCTGCTCTTTGGCAACATGAGCGCTCTTGAAATGGACGTCTTCAAGAAGATCATGAATGCTTTTCAAGAGCGTCGAGGtgaacagcagcaaacgcTCGATGAGAATCGACGATTGAGAAAGGATATTTGTGCCATCATTAAGCTGGTGCAGGAAGCGTATCACCACAACAAATGGAACACCAACGACATCTGCCTGGAGACCATGACCCTCAATCAACTTCTTGGACTGCAGGAATGCCATTGTCAGCCCTTGGAAAGCGAAGCCGAGAAG GTCACCAAGTGCATGCAATCGCTGGCCAACGAAGTGGCTGCCAAACACGATGAAGTTTGTCAACTGCAGGAACAGCTCAAAGGCATGGACGAAATTGTCCAAACGGCACGACAGAAGCTAATCCTCAAGGACAAATGCATAGCTCAACTAAATCAGCGA ctaGTGGAATTACAAGATTGTGTGAGCAAAATGTCAATGGACACGCAAAATGTCAGTAAGGAACGTTTGGCAGCCATCGATTCCTGTGCGAATCTGGACTTGGAATCATCGAGCTGCCTATTCGAGAGTCTCAACCAAAAGGATCAACAGACGAGTGAACTGCTTCGTATGCTGAACATTGAACTCACCGAGTTCATCGATTTGGTCAGCAAAAATGATCTGCAAGCCATCGATCATCATCGCAAGCTGCTCTCCTGCTTCTTCGAAAGAATT AGTTTAGATCGCACTACAACACAGAATAACTTGGATTCTTTACGTAGTCAGCTAAGAAACTTGGAACAGAATCTGGAAGAACTTGAAGCTCCGATTGCTGCAAGTAGTGAGATTATCAGCGACGAAGGCGATGCACAGCTTGTGGACAAATTGCGTCGACATGTGCAATCGATTATCGATGGCAAAAAACAGCTCAATGTCAGAATACAACAATTGGAAACTCAATACAGAG TTCAATTGCTGGAATTGCAGTTTTCATACGAGGCAGAACGTTCGGTAAATCAGAAAAACTGTCAGGCATTAAAAGAAATTGCAGATCTCTTCTCCAAGCTG CGTCGCTCTAGCTTCACCTACGAGGAACTATACGAAGACTCATCGAGCAATAATCCTTTCTGTTTGGCCATCCTTGAGATGCACGAAAAGCTGAGTGAAATAGAGAACAGCAAAGTGATGGAGGAACTCTGTCAGAAT AATGAACGCTTGATAGGTCAAATCCACAGTCTCAAATGCGCTCTCGAGGATCGGGAAGGTCAAATCACGCAGCTGCGCAGTGTGATGGAAGGTTATGTTGATGCCACAGAAACAAATCGCCTCAAGGACGAAATCTACACGCTCAAACAGAGAAATA TTGAGCAGGCGcaaaaaataagtgaaatagCCGCATTATTAAAGCAACAAGAGGAGGAACGTCATAAGCTGTGCAGCAACTATGAGCATCTTTTAAATGCAAAGGATGATCAGAGCAAGGAGCTGAGACGAGCGAAAAAGGACGCACAAAATCTGCTGGATCGACTCAGTGAAGTAGAAAGAACCCAAGAGGATCTCAAGACAGAG cgCAAGCTGCTGCGTGAGGAGATCGTTGGACTGAAGGAGAAGGAAGCGAGAAGCACAGGACGTGAGCGAGCGATGACCGATCAGCTGAGATCCCGTCAACAGGAGCTGGAGAAATCACGTACGCTGCTCCGTGACATGCACGTCCATCTGAAGCAGGAGGAGCGACAACACAAGGACACCGTGGATCGTTTGTGCCATGCCAACGAGGAGATATCACTGCAAATGCAGGCGATGTCCTGTGAGTGCAAACAGATGCAGCAAAAGCTGAA AAAGCAGACGCTCAtcgctgagcagcagcaactgatcATCGACACGTTCCGCAAGTGGAAGGATGCTCAGAAAAGATCGGATGAGGCAATGCGCATGTGCATTCGGGGTGCCGAGGAACACGTCAACAGGCTGCTGGACGAGAATCTACGCCTCAGCGAGGAGTACAAGTTGCTCTTTGGTGACTATGCGGTGATCGAAGCGGAGATGCGACGCGTCAAGAGGGCGGTCAACATGAGGCTGCCCTCGGGTGGCGCACTCTCCGAGGTTGTTGTCAGAGGGCAGAAGGTGCAAGAGGAA ATGGCAAATCGTTTGATCCTCATGCGCACCACCTCGAAGCGGCTCACGGAACAGGTTCGAATGATTCAAACGCCTCCCTCGCCGTCTCCACACTCTCTACCAGCGAATCCGAGTCCCAACCAGCAGTCGCAGGAGTTGACATTGTCCACAAATGcttgtatacaataa
- the LOC117564433 gene encoding uncharacterized protein LOC117564433, whose product MQPQAKAGAKSPASVAKLEEFINDRLKEDLKQLEICLNRYNEDIMEYVQLKNTLQTFDEHMPDGYKTQVNIGSNIFMQARVKQMDKILVNVGKEVYLEMSMEEAIKFSDVRIKILTKQADVVRDESVKKRTLIKLALLAIAEQEKLLQDESKK is encoded by the coding sequence ATGCAACCGCAAGCCAAGGCGGGCGCCAAAAGCCCAGCGTCCGTGGCCAAACTTGAGGAATTCATCAATGACCGGCTTAAGGAGGATCTCAAACAGCTGGAGATATGTCTCAATCGGTATAACGAGGACATTATGGAATATGTACAGCTGAAGAACACGCTTCAAACCTTTGACGAGCACATGCCCGATGGCTACAAGACACAGGTCAACATTGGCagcaatatttttatgcaGGCACGCGTCAAGCAAATGGACAAAATACTCGTGAATGTGGGCAAGGAGGTGTATCTGGAAATGAGCATGGAGGAGGCCATCAAGTTTAGTGATGTGCGCATTAAGATTCTAACCAAACAGGCGGACGTGGTGCGAGATGAGAGCGTAAAGAAGCGAACACTTATTAAATTGGCACTGCTTGCAATAGCTGAACAAGAAAAGTTGCTGCAAGACGAGAGCAAGAAGTGA
- the LOC117564184 gene encoding uncharacterized protein LOC117564184 — MNSNSIRKLLLLPLKRISCPDGLQQVRHHAPIVGPPRFRLSMGQKALYGWGSLLFMMIIPMWSLYSMPRWSALHNNLPWDEDEPTKEVEPKEQ, encoded by the coding sequence ATGAATTCAAATTCCataagaaaacttttgctgttgccctTGAAACGCATTTCGTGTCCCGATGGCTTGCAACAGGTGCGTCATCATGCACCTATTGTGGGACCTCCCCGATTTCGCCTGTCGATGGGCCAGAAAGCTCTCTACGGCTGGGGATCGCTGCTCTTCATGATGATAATACCAATGTGGTCGCTTTACTCGATGCCTCGCTGGTCCGCTCTGCACAACAATCTGCCCTGGGATGAAGATGAACCCACCAAAGAGGTGGAACCCAAGGAGCAGTGA